GCGTCTCGCACTGGGCGACCGCTTCTACGACTACGGCGCCGGTCAGTATCTCGTCGCCTCGGTCGACGTCCCGGTAACCGGGCACGTCATGGACGCGGCTCCCGGCAGGCCCGCGCTCGGTTTCGGGATGACTCTGGAACCTGCCGTCATCGCGGAGCTGCTGCTGCAGGCTGCCCCAGGGGATCTGTCGCGGTCTCGTGGCATCGCGCAGCCGGGGATCGCGGTGAGTGACGCCCCGGGCGAGTTGCTCGACGCCATCGTTCGGCTGCTCCGCCTGCTCGACCGGCCACGGGACCGGACGGCACTGGCCCCGCTGGTCAAGCGCGAGATCCTCTGGCGGTTGATGACCGGGGAACAAGGTGACGTCGTCCGCCAGCTCGGCGTGGCCGACAGTAGCCTGATGCACGTCAGACGTGCCGTGCGGTGGATCCGGGAGAACTACACCCGGCCGTTCCGGGTCGAGGACGTGGCACAGCTGTCGGGGATGAGTGTTTCCGCCTTCCACCGGAACTTCCAGGAGGTGACGGCGATGAGCCCGATCCAGTTCCAGAAGCACATCCGGCTGCAGGCGGCGAGA
This genomic window from Mycobacteriales bacterium contains:
- a CDS encoding AraC family transcriptional regulator produces the protein MSLDELRALLERHARPDLATVIDGVRICKVDYAAAPESSMSGTVLAVIAQGGKRLALGDRFYDYGAGQYLVASVDVPVTGHVMDAAPGRPALGFGMTLEPAVIAELLLQAAPGDLSRSRGIAQPGIAVSDAPGELLDAIVRLLRLLDRPRDRTALAPLVKREILWRLMTGEQGDVVRQLGVADSSLMHVRRAVRWIRENYTRPFRVEDVAQLSGMSVSAFHRNFQEVTAMSPIQFQKHIRLQAARLLLANRPNDITGVGQRVGYDSPSQFSREYRRQFGAPPSVDAARLRGGAGPAAPALP